In Streptomyces sclerotialus, one genomic interval encodes:
- a CDS encoding glycosyltransferase 87 family protein, with protein MAAADEAGRTGQSPRVAWLLRPAPWPLRAVAAGLTAAVVVATVRRGGHLGMDNAFAVKAARALLDGGAPYADERFLYLPGAVLAAVPEALLPGRWLPWLVPAAGVGLVLLGWVLSLRLFGVRADSRLAVLAVAALPFFQPFRNLVTLGNWTLSSVVALPLALLLVRRARWAAAGAVIGCALAVKPMLLPVLLLFVLARRWGALAAALAVPLAASVAAALMMPRPGMFLTRTLPFLLRGQDAFARPYDASLGAVLTRLGVPAATAFGLAAVAAAAGAVCAYLRWRRGDDGPLRLVETAAMLLLAAFLVSRPAFDHYLLVVLGPLLASAVLPGSVPRTVWFWAALVPQVAGLDWPYLEDVRRRAFKDAAMLWTLAAVVASACLRRPGGRGADRSPVPGAF; from the coding sequence GTGGCAGCGGCGGACGAAGCGGGGCGAACGGGACAGTCACCCCGGGTGGCGTGGCTGCTGCGGCCCGCTCCCTGGCCGCTGCGGGCCGTCGCCGCCGGGCTGACGGCCGCGGTGGTCGTGGCGACCGTCCGGCGCGGCGGCCACCTCGGCATGGACAACGCCTTCGCGGTGAAGGCGGCGCGGGCGCTGCTGGACGGCGGTGCTCCGTACGCCGACGAGCGGTTCCTCTACCTGCCGGGTGCGGTGCTCGCCGCGGTGCCCGAGGCGCTGCTGCCCGGGCGGTGGCTGCCGTGGCTGGTGCCGGCGGCCGGGGTCGGCCTCGTCCTGCTGGGCTGGGTCCTGAGCCTGCGGCTCTTCGGCGTCCGGGCGGACAGCCGGCTCGCGGTGCTGGCCGTGGCCGCGCTGCCGTTCTTCCAGCCGTTCCGCAATCTCGTGACGCTGGGTAACTGGACGCTCTCCTCCGTGGTCGCGCTGCCCCTCGCGCTGCTGCTGGTCCGCCGTGCGCGGTGGGCGGCGGCGGGTGCGGTCATCGGGTGCGCGCTGGCCGTGAAGCCGATGCTGCTGCCCGTCCTGCTGCTGTTCGTCCTCGCCCGCCGCTGGGGCGCGCTGGCCGCCGCGCTCGCCGTGCCGCTGGCCGCCTCCGTGGCGGCGGCGCTGATGATGCCGCGGCCCGGCATGTTCCTCACCCGTACGCTGCCGTTCCTCCTCCGCGGCCAGGACGCCTTCGCGCGGCCGTACGACGCCTCGCTCGGGGCGGTGCTGACCAGGCTCGGCGTGCCGGCCGCCACGGCCTTCGGGCTGGCGGCGGTGGCGGCCGCCGCCGGTGCGGTCTGCGCGTACCTGCGCTGGCGGCGCGGGGACGACGGGCCGCTCCGGCTCGTCGAGACCGCGGCGATGCTGCTGCTCGCGGCCTTCCTGGTGTCCCGGCCGGCCTTCGACCACTACCTGCTGGTGGTGCTGGGGCCGCTGCTCGCCTCGGCCGTGCTGCCCGGCTCCGTGCCCCGTACGGTGTGGTTCTGGGCCGCTCTCGTGCCGCAGGTCGCCGGGCTGGACTGGCCGTACCTGGAGGACGTCCGGCGGCGGGCCTTCAAGGACGCGGCGATGCTGTGGACGCTCGCCGCCGTGGTCGCCTCTGCCTGTCTGCGCCGTCCGGGCGGGCGTGGCGCGGACCGGTCCCCGGTGCCCGGCGCGTTTTGA
- a CDS encoding ABC-F family ATP-binding cassette domain-containing protein has protein sequence MGHVEAGHLEYYLPDGRVLLGDVSFRVGEGATVALVGANGAGKTTLLRLIAGELKPDGGSVTVGGGLGVMPQFVGSVRDERTVRDLLVSVARPEIRTAAEAVDRAELAVMERDDEAAQLQYAQALSDWAEVRGYEAETLWDMCTMAALGVPYEKAQWRQVRTLSGGEQKRLVLESLLRGTDEVLLLDEPDNYLDVPGKRWLEEQLRETKKTVLFISHDRELLARSAEKIVSVEPGVAGSDVWVHGGGFATYHEARKERFARFEELRRRWDEELAKLKRLVHMYKQKAAFNSDMASRLQAARTRLQKFEEAGPPMEPPREQDIRMRLRGGRTGVRAVTCENLELTGLMKPFSLEVFYGERVAVLGSNGSGKSHFLRLLAGDSEKPVAHTGTWKLGARVVPGHFAQNHAHPELEGRTLLDILWKEHAKDRGQAMSALRRYELERQAEQRFDRLSGGQQARLQILLLELAGATALLLDEPTDNLDLESAEALQEGLEAYEGTVLAVTHDRWFARSFDRYLVFGADGRVRETAEPVWDERRVERKR, from the coding sequence ATGGGACATGTGGAGGCGGGACATCTGGAGTACTACCTGCCCGACGGGCGGGTGCTGCTGGGCGATGTGTCCTTCCGGGTGGGGGAAGGCGCCACGGTCGCGCTGGTCGGGGCGAACGGGGCGGGCAAGACGACGCTGCTGCGGCTGATCGCGGGCGAGCTGAAGCCCGACGGGGGATCGGTCACGGTCGGTGGCGGCCTCGGTGTGATGCCGCAGTTCGTGGGCTCGGTGCGGGACGAGCGGACGGTCCGGGACCTGCTGGTGTCGGTGGCCCGGCCCGAGATCCGTACCGCCGCCGAGGCCGTGGACCGGGCCGAGCTGGCGGTCATGGAGCGGGACGACGAGGCGGCGCAGCTCCAGTACGCGCAGGCGCTCTCCGACTGGGCCGAGGTGCGGGGGTACGAGGCCGAGACGCTCTGGGACATGTGCACCATGGCCGCGCTGGGCGTGCCGTACGAGAAGGCGCAGTGGCGCCAGGTGCGGACCCTCTCGGGCGGCGAGCAGAAGCGGCTCGTGCTGGAGTCGCTGCTCCGGGGCACCGACGAGGTGCTGCTGCTGGACGAGCCGGACAACTACCTGGACGTGCCCGGCAAGCGCTGGCTGGAGGAGCAGCTGCGCGAGACGAAGAAGACGGTGCTGTTCATCTCGCACGACCGGGAGCTGCTGGCCCGTTCGGCGGAGAAGATCGTCAGCGTCGAGCCGGGGGTCGCCGGGAGCGACGTGTGGGTGCACGGCGGGGGCTTCGCGACGTACCACGAGGCCCGCAAGGAGCGGTTCGCGCGCTTCGAGGAGCTGCGGCGGCGCTGGGACGAGGAGCTCGCCAAGCTCAAGCGGCTGGTGCACATGTACAAACAGAAGGCGGCCTTCAACTCCGACATGGCCTCCCGGCTCCAGGCGGCCAGGACGCGGCTGCAGAAGTTCGAGGAGGCGGGCCCGCCGATGGAGCCGCCGCGCGAGCAGGACATCCGGATGCGGCTGCGCGGCGGGCGTACCGGCGTACGGGCCGTGACCTGCGAAAACCTTGAGCTGACCGGTCTGATGAAGCCCTTCTCGCTGGAGGTCTTCTACGGCGAGCGGGTGGCGGTACTGGGCTCCAACGGCTCGGGCAAGTCGCACTTCCTGCGGCTGCTGGCGGGGGACTCCGAGAAGCCCGTGGCGCACACGGGCACGTGGAAGCTGGGCGCCCGCGTCGTCCCCGGCCACTTCGCGCAGAACCATGCGCACCCGGAGCTGGAGGGCCGCACGCTCCTGGACATCCTGTGGAAGGAGCACGCCAAGGACCGCGGGCAGGCGATGAGCGCGCTGCGCCGGTACGAGCTGGAGCGCCAGGCCGAGCAGCGCTTCGACCGGCTCTCCGGCGGCCAGCAGGCCCGCCTGCAGATCCTGCTGCTGGAGCTGGCGGGCGCGACGGCGCTGCTGCTGGACGAGCCGACGGACAACCTGGACCTGGAGAGCGCGGAGGCGCTGCAGGAGGGGCTGGAGGCGTACGAGGGGACGGTGCTGGCGGTGACGCACGACCGCTGGTTCGCCCGCTCCTTCGACCGGTACCTGGTCTTCGGCGCGGACGGCCGGGTACGGGAGACGGCGGAGCCGGTGTGGGACGAGCGGCGGGTCGAGCGGAAGCGGTGA
- the truA gene encoding tRNA pseudouridine(38-40) synthase TruA, which translates to MSDEVEPGYVRVRLDLSYDGKDFSGWAKQRERRTVQGEIEDALRTVMRASETYELTVAGRTDAGVHARGQVAHVDLPQELWAEHGDKLRRRLAGRLPKDVRVWRVSEAPAGFNARFSAIWRRYAYRVTDHPGGVDPLLRGHVLWHDWDLDVAAMNAASEPLLGEHDFAAYCKRREGATTIRTLQELSWERGADGIVTATVRADAFCHNMVRSLVGALLFVGDGHRPVEWPGKVLAAGVRDSAVHVVRPHGLTLEEVGYPADELLAARNKEARNRRTLPGAGCC; encoded by the coding sequence GTGAGCGATGAGGTGGAGCCCGGGTACGTACGGGTGCGGCTGGATCTTTCGTACGACGGAAAAGACTTCTCCGGGTGGGCCAAGCAGCGGGAGCGGCGGACGGTCCAGGGGGAGATCGAGGACGCGCTGCGGACGGTGATGCGCGCTTCGGAGACGTACGAGCTGACCGTGGCCGGCCGGACGGACGCCGGGGTGCATGCCCGGGGCCAGGTGGCCCATGTCGACCTGCCGCAGGAGCTGTGGGCCGAGCACGGCGACAAGCTGCGGCGGCGGCTCGCCGGGCGGCTGCCGAAGGACGTACGCGTCTGGCGCGTGAGCGAGGCGCCCGCAGGCTTCAACGCGCGGTTCTCGGCGATCTGGCGCCGGTACGCGTACCGGGTCACCGACCACCCCGGCGGCGTCGACCCGCTGCTGCGCGGGCACGTGCTCTGGCACGACTGGGACCTGGACGTCGCGGCGATGAACGCGGCGTCGGAGCCGCTGCTGGGCGAGCACGACTTCGCGGCGTACTGCAAGCGGCGCGAGGGCGCGACGACCATCCGTACGCTGCAGGAGCTGAGCTGGGAGCGGGGCGCCGACGGGATCGTCACGGCGACCGTGCGCGCCGACGCGTTCTGCCACAACATGGTGCGGTCGCTGGTGGGCGCGCTGCTGTTCGTCGGGGACGGGCACCGGCCCGTGGAGTGGCCGGGCAAGGTGCTCGCGGCGGGGGTGCGGGACTCGGCGGTGCACGTCGTACGGCCGCACGGGCTGACCCTGGAGGAGGTCGGCTACCCGGCCGACGAACTGCTGGCCGCCCGCAACAAGGAGGCACGCAACAGGCGGACCCTGCCGGGCGCCGGCTGCTGCTGA
- the rplQ gene encoding 50S ribosomal protein L17 yields the protein MPRPAKGARLGGSASHERLMLANLATALFEHGRITTTEAKARRLRPVAEKLVTKAKKGDLHNRRLVLQTIRDKSVVHTLFTEIAPRFAERPGGYTRITKIGNRRGDNAPMAVIELVEGEIAKKATVAEAEAATKRAVKEADEAAKAEDTKDEAAEAPAEESKDA from the coding sequence ATGCCGCGTCCCGCCAAGGGAGCCCGTCTGGGCGGCAGCGCTTCGCACGAGCGTCTGATGCTGGCGAACCTCGCGACCGCGCTCTTCGAGCACGGCCGCATCACCACGACCGAGGCCAAGGCCCGCCGCCTGCGCCCGGTCGCGGAGAAGCTGGTCACCAAGGCGAAGAAGGGCGACCTTCACAACCGCCGTCTGGTGCTCCAGACCATCCGTGACAAGAGCGTCGTGCACACGCTCTTCACGGAGATCGCGCCGCGCTTCGCGGAGCGTCCGGGTGGCTACACCCGCATCACCAAGATCGGCAACCGTCGTGGCGACAACGCCCCGATGGCGGTCATCGAGCTGGTCGAGGGCGAGATCGCCAAGAAGGCCACCGTTGCCGAGGCCGAGGCCGCGACCAAGCGCGCGGTGAAGGAGGCCGACGAGGCCGCCAAGGCCGAGGACACCAAGGACGAGGCCGCCGAGGCCCCGGCCGAGGAGTCCAAGGACGCCTGA
- a CDS encoding DNA-directed RNA polymerase subunit alpha, translating into MLIAQRPSLTEEVVDEYRSRFVIEPLEPGFGYTLGNSLRRTLLSSIPGAAVTSIRIDGVLHEFTTVPGVKEDVTDLILNIKQLVVSSEHDEPVVMYLRKQGPGLVTAADIAPPAGVEVHNPDLVLATLNGKGKLEMELTVERGRGYVSAVQNKQVGQEIGRIPVDSIYSPVLKVTYKVEATRVEQRTDFDKLIVDVETKQAMRPRDAMASAGKTLVELFGLARELNIDAEGIDMGPSPTDAALAADLALPIEELELTVRSYNCLKREGIHSVGELVARSEADLLDIRNFGAKSIDEVKAKLAGMGLALKDSPPGFDPTAAADAFGADDDADAGFVETEQY; encoded by the coding sequence ATGCTGATCGCTCAGCGTCCCTCGTTGACCGAAGAGGTCGTCGACGAGTACCGCTCCCGGTTCGTCATCGAGCCGCTGGAGCCGGGCTTCGGCTACACCCTCGGCAACTCCCTGCGTCGTACGCTCCTCTCCTCGATCCCGGGTGCGGCGGTCACGTCCATCCGCATCGACGGTGTCCTGCACGAGTTCACCACCGTGCCGGGCGTCAAGGAGGACGTCACCGACCTCATCCTGAACATCAAGCAGCTGGTCGTCTCCTCGGAGCACGACGAGCCGGTCGTGATGTACCTGCGCAAGCAGGGCCCCGGCCTGGTCACCGCCGCGGACATCGCGCCGCCGGCCGGTGTCGAGGTGCACAACCCCGACCTGGTCCTCGCCACGCTGAACGGCAAGGGCAAGCTGGAGATGGAGCTGACCGTCGAGCGCGGTCGCGGCTACGTCTCCGCGGTGCAGAACAAGCAGGTGGGCCAGGAGATCGGCCGTATCCCGGTCGACTCCATCTACAGCCCCGTGCTCAAGGTCACCTACAAGGTCGAGGCGACCCGTGTCGAGCAGCGCACCGACTTCGACAAGCTGATCGTCGACGTCGAGACCAAGCAGGCCATGCGCCCGCGCGACGCCATGGCGTCCGCCGGCAAGACCCTGGTCGAGCTGTTCGGTCTGGCCCGTGAGCTCAACATCGACGCCGAGGGCATCGACATGGGCCCGTCCCCGACGGACGCCGCCCTGGCCGCCGACCTGGCGCTGCCGATCGAGGAGCTGGAGCTCACGGTCCGCTCCTACAACTGCCTCAAGCGCGAGGGCATCCACTCCGTGGGTGAGCTCGTCGCCCGCTCCGAGGCCGACCTGCTCGACATCCGCAACTTCGGTGCGAAGTCGATCGACGAGGTCAAGGCGAAGCTGGCCGGCATGGGCCTGGCCCTGAAGGACTCGCCCCCCGGGTTCGACCCGACCGCCGCGGCGGACGCCTTCGGCGCCGACGACGACGCGGACGCCGGGTTCGTCGAGACCGAGCAGTACTGA
- the rpsD gene encoding 30S ribosomal protein S4, producing the protein MARYTGADCKRCRREKQKLFLKGSKCESAKCPIEIRPYPPGEHGRGRTKDSEYLLQLREKQKCSRIYGVLEKQFLGYYKEANQKTGKTGENLLRILETRLDNVVYRAGFAKSRDHARQLVRHGHINVNGRKTDIPSARVAVNDIIEVREGSRNLTPFQVAQAEAGEKTVPAWLEAIPSKLRILVHSLPERPVIDTQVQEQLIVELYSK; encoded by the coding sequence ATGGCGCGTTACACCGGGGCCGACTGCAAGCGTTGCCGTCGGGAGAAGCAGAAGCTCTTCCTCAAGGGGAGCAAGTGCGAGAGCGCGAAGTGCCCGATCGAGATCCGTCCTTACCCCCCGGGTGAGCACGGTCGCGGGCGCACCAAGGACAGCGAGTACCTGCTGCAGCTGCGGGAGAAGCAGAAGTGCAGCCGTATCTACGGTGTCCTTGAGAAGCAGTTCCTCGGGTACTACAAGGAAGCGAACCAGAAGACCGGCAAGACCGGTGAGAACCTGCTTCGCATCCTTGAGACCCGTCTGGACAACGTGGTCTACCGCGCGGGCTTCGCGAAGTCCCGCGACCACGCACGTCAGCTGGTCCGTCACGGACACATCAACGTGAACGGCCGCAAGACCGACATCCCGTCGGCCCGCGTCGCCGTGAACGACATCATCGAGGTCCGCGAGGGCTCCCGGAACCTGACCCCCTTCCAGGTGGCTCAGGCCGAGGCCGGCGAGAAGACCGTCCCGGCGTGGCTGGAGGCGATCCCCTCGAAGCTGCGGATCCTCGTGCACTCGCTGCCCGAGCGCCCGGTCATCGACACCCAGGTGCAGGAGCAGCTGATCGTCGAGCTCTACTCCAAGTAA
- the rpsK gene encoding 30S ribosomal protein S11 encodes MPPKGRTAGAKKVRRKEKKNVAHGHAHIKSTFNNTIVSITDPTGNVISWASAGHVGFKGSRKSTPFAAQMAAESAARRAQEHGMRKVDVFVKGPGSGRETAIRSLQATGLEVGSIQDVTPTPHNGCRPPKRRRV; translated from the coding sequence ATGCCTCCGAAGGGCCGTACGGCCGGCGCCAAGAAGGTGCGCCGCAAGGAGAAGAAGAACGTCGCCCACGGGCACGCTCACATCAAGAGCACGTTCAACAACACGATCGTTTCGATCACCGACCCCACCGGCAACGTGATTTCCTGGGCCTCGGCCGGTCACGTGGGCTTCAAGGGCTCGCGTAAGTCGACGCCGTTCGCCGCGCAGATGGCCGCCGAGTCGGCTGCCCGTCGCGCGCAGGAGCACGGCATGCGCAAGGTCGACGTCTTCGTCAAGGGTCCCGGCTCCGGCCGTGAGACCGCGATCCGCTCCCTCCAGGCCACCGGCCTCGAGGTCGGCTCGATCCAGGACGTCACGCCGACCCCGCACAACGGCTGCCGCCCGCCGAAGCGCCGCCGCGTCTGA
- the rpsM gene encoding 30S ribosomal protein S13 — protein sequence MARVSGVDIPREKRVEVALTYVFGIGRTLAKQTLAAAGVDPNTRVRDLPEEDLVKIREYVDANLQTEGDLRREIQADIRRKVEIGCYQGLRHRRGLPVHGQRTSTNARTRKGPRRAIAGKKKPGKK from the coding sequence ATGGCACGCGTTTCAGGTGTTGACATCCCGCGCGAAAAGCGCGTGGAGGTCGCCCTCACCTACGTCTTCGGCATCGGCCGCACGCTGGCGAAGCAGACCCTCGCCGCTGCCGGTGTCGACCCGAACACCCGCGTTCGTGACCTTCCCGAAGAGGACCTGGTCAAGATCCGCGAGTACGTGGACGCCAACCTCCAGACCGAGGGTGACCTCCGTCGCGAGATCCAGGCCGACATCCGCCGCAAGGTCGAGATCGGCTGCTACCAGGGTCTCCGTCACCGTCGCGGTCTGCCCGTCCACGGTCAGCGCACCAGCACGAACGCTCGCACCCGCAAGGGCCCGCGTCGCGCGATCGCCGGCAAGAAGAAGCCGGGCAAGAAGTAG
- the rpmJ gene encoding 50S ribosomal protein L36, with amino-acid sequence MKVKPSVKKICDKCKVIRRHGRVMVICDNLRHKQRQG; translated from the coding sequence ATGAAGGTCAAGCCGAGCGTCAAGAAGATCTGCGACAAGTGCAAGGTGATCCGCCGCCACGGCCGGGTCATGGTCATCTGCGACAACCTGCGCCACAAGCAGCGCCAGGGCTGA
- the infA gene encoding translation initiation factor IF-1, with protein sequence MAKKQGAIEIEGTVIESLPNAMFKVELQNGHQVLAHISGKMRMHYIRILPDDRVVVELSPYDLTRGRIVYRYK encoded by the coding sequence GTGGCCAAGAAGCAAGGTGCCATCGAGATCGAGGGCACCGTGATCGAGTCCCTGCCGAACGCGATGTTCAAGGTGGAGCTTCAGAACGGTCACCAGGTCCTCGCGCACATCAGCGGAAAGATGCGGATGCACTACATCCGTATCCTCCCGGATGACCGGGTCGTCGTGGAGCTTTCCCCGTACGACCTGACGCGTGGGCGGATCGTCTACCGCTACAAGTAG
- the map gene encoding type I methionyl aminopeptidase, translating into MVEIKTPEQIAKMREAGLVVAAIHAATREVAVPGATTKDLDDAARKVLAEHGAKSNFLGYGGFPATICTSVNDVVVHGIPSADTVLQNGDIISIDCGAIVDGWHGDAAYTAFVGSGHSAELIELSRVTEESMWAGIAAVRKGNRLVDISKAIEGYIKRQPRPSSGKYGIVEDYGGHGIGSQMHMDPHLLNYVDRKRGRGPKLVPGFCIAIEPMVNLGTAKTHVLEDDWTVKSNDGGWSSHWEHSVALTEQGPLVLTCPDGGKAKLAEYGIEAAPDPLA; encoded by the coding sequence ATGGTGGAGATCAAGACCCCCGAGCAGATCGCGAAGATGCGCGAGGCGGGGCTGGTCGTCGCCGCGATCCACGCCGCGACCCGCGAGGTGGCGGTCCCCGGCGCCACCACCAAGGATCTGGACGACGCCGCGCGCAAGGTGCTGGCCGAGCACGGCGCCAAGTCGAACTTCCTCGGCTACGGCGGCTTCCCCGCGACGATCTGCACGTCGGTGAACGACGTGGTCGTGCACGGCATCCCCTCCGCCGACACCGTCCTGCAGAACGGCGACATCATCTCCATCGACTGCGGCGCGATCGTCGACGGCTGGCACGGTGACGCCGCGTACACGGCGTTCGTCGGGTCCGGTCACTCCGCGGAGCTGATCGAGCTCAGCCGGGTGACCGAGGAGTCGATGTGGGCCGGTATCGCCGCGGTCCGCAAGGGCAACCGCCTGGTCGACATCTCCAAGGCCATCGAGGGCTACATCAAGCGCCAGCCGCGCCCCTCGTCCGGCAAGTACGGCATCGTCGAGGACTACGGCGGCCACGGCATCGGGTCGCAGATGCACATGGACCCGCACCTGCTGAACTACGTCGACCGCAAGCGCGGCCGCGGCCCCAAGCTCGTCCCCGGCTTCTGCATCGCCATCGAGCCGATGGTCAACCTCGGCACCGCCAAGACCCACGTCCTCGAGGACGACTGGACCGTGAAGTCGAACGACGGCGGCTGGTCCTCCCACTGGGAGCACTCCGTCGCCCTGACCGAGCAGGGCCCGCTGGTCCTGACCTGCCCCGACGGCGGCAAGGCCAAGCTCGCCGAGTACGGCATCGAGGCCGCGCCGGATCCGCTGGCGTGA
- a CDS encoding adenylate kinase — protein MRIVLVGPPGAGKGTQAAYLAENLAIPHISTGDLFRANISQGTPLGLEAKSYMDAGNLVPDEVTIGMARDRMNQPDAANGFLLDGFPRNVSQAEALDEALKDDSVQLDAVLDLEVPEDEVVKRIAGRRICRKDSGHVFHVAYNPPKQEGVCDVCGGELYQRDDDREDTVRNRLEVYHTQTEPIIDYYRAQGLVTTISAMGKVQDVTARAMAALDREAA, from the coding sequence ATGCGAATCGTCCTCGTCGGTCCTCCTGGGGCAGGCAAGGGTACGCAGGCTGCGTACCTCGCCGAGAACCTCGCGATCCCGCACATCTCCACGGGCGACCTGTTCCGAGCCAACATCAGCCAGGGCACGCCCCTCGGGCTCGAGGCCAAGTCGTACATGGACGCGGGGAACCTGGTGCCCGACGAGGTCACCATCGGGATGGCACGCGACCGGATGAACCAGCCCGACGCCGCGAACGGCTTCCTGCTGGACGGCTTCCCGCGGAACGTCTCGCAGGCCGAGGCGCTGGACGAGGCCCTCAAGGACGACAGCGTGCAGCTGGACGCCGTCCTGGACCTGGAGGTCCCCGAGGACGAGGTGGTCAAGCGCATCGCCGGCCGCCGCATCTGCCGCAAGGACTCCGGCCATGTCTTCCACGTGGCCTACAACCCGCCGAAGCAGGAGGGCGTCTGCGACGTCTGCGGCGGCGAGCTGTACCAGCGCGACGACGACCGTGAGGACACCGTCCGCAACCGGCTCGAGGTCTACCACACGCAGACCGAGCCGATCATCGACTACTACCGCGCGCAGGGCCTCGTGACCACCATCTCGGCGATGGGCAAGGTCCAGGACGTCACCGCGCGTGCGATGGCGGCGCTGGACCGCGAGGCCGCGTAA
- the secY gene encoding preprotein translocase subunit SecY produces MLTAFARAFKTPDLRKKLLFTLGIVLVYRLGAHVPVPGVNYSNVEACMKQAGSGSGLFGLVNMFSGGALLKITLFALGIMPYITASIILQLLTVVIPRLEALKKEGQSGQAKITQYTRYLTVALAILQGTGLVATARSGALFSTCTLRNEIIPDPAIFTTITMVIVMTAGTGVVMWLGELITDRGIGNGMSILMFISIASGFPAALWQIKVSGKLADGWIEFGSVIAIGLVMIALVVFVEQAQRRIPVQYAKRMIGRRSYGGTSTYIPLKVNQAGVIPVIFASSLLYIPALIAQFSGSKAGWATWLQTHFQRGDGPVYIVTYFLLIVFFAFFYVAISFNPEEVADNMKKYGGFIPGIRAGRPTAEYLSYVLNRITWPGSLYLGLIALVPTVALVLFNADQNFPFGGTSILIIVGVGLETVKQIESQLQQRNYEGFLR; encoded by the coding sequence GTGCTCACCGCGTTCGCCCGAGCGTTCAAGACGCCCGACCTGCGCAAGAAGCTGCTGTTCACGCTGGGCATCGTGCTGGTCTATCGGCTCGGGGCGCACGTACCGGTTCCGGGAGTGAACTACTCCAACGTCGAAGCCTGTATGAAGCAGGCCGGCTCCGGTAGTGGGCTTTTCGGCCTGGTGAACATGTTCAGCGGCGGCGCGCTGCTCAAGATCACCCTCTTCGCGCTGGGGATCATGCCGTACATCACGGCGAGCATCATCCTTCAGCTGCTCACCGTGGTGATCCCACGGCTGGAGGCCCTGAAGAAGGAGGGCCAGTCCGGGCAGGCGAAGATCACGCAGTACACCCGGTATCTCACCGTGGCGCTCGCGATCCTGCAGGGCACCGGCCTGGTGGCCACCGCCCGCAGCGGCGCGCTGTTCAGCACCTGCACCCTGCGCAACGAGATCATTCCCGACCCCGCGATCTTCACGACCATCACCATGGTCATCGTCATGACCGCCGGCACCGGCGTCGTCATGTGGCTCGGTGAGCTCATCACCGACCGTGGCATCGGCAACGGCATGTCGATCCTGATGTTCATCTCGATCGCCTCCGGCTTCCCGGCCGCGCTGTGGCAGATCAAGGTCTCCGGCAAGCTGGCCGACGGCTGGATCGAATTCGGTTCCGTCATCGCCATCGGGCTCGTGATGATCGCGCTGGTGGTCTTCGTCGAGCAGGCCCAGCGCCGTATTCCCGTGCAGTACGCCAAGCGGATGATCGGGCGTCGTTCCTACGGAGGAACGTCCACCTATATCCCGCTCAAGGTGAACCAGGCAGGTGTGATTCCTGTCATTTTCGCGTCGTCGCTGCTCTACATTCCTGCGCTGATCGCGCAGTTCAGCGGCTCGAAGGCGGGCTGGGCCACGTGGCTTCAGACACACTTCCAGCGTGGAGATGGCCCGGTTTACATCGTTACGTACTTCCTGCTGATCGTCTTCTTCGCGTTCTTCTACGTCGCCATCTCCTTCAACCCCGAAGAAGTTGCCGACAACATGAAGAAGTATGGTGGCTTCATCCCGGGTATCCGGGCTGGTCGCCCGACGGCCGAGTACCTCAGCTACGTGCTCAACCGGATCACGTGGCCGGGCTCGCTGTACCTGGGTCTCATCGCGCTGGTGCCAACGGTGGCTCTGGTGCTCTTCAACGCGGACCAGAACTTCCCGTTCGGCGGGACGAGCATCCTGATCATCGTGGGTGTGGGTCTGGAGACCGTGAAGCAGATCGAGAGCCAGCTTCAGCAGCGTAACTACGAAGGGTTCCTCCGCTGA
- the rplO gene encoding 50S ribosomal protein L15, translating to MAENNPLKVHNLRPAPGAKTAKTRVGRGEASKGKTAGRGTKGTKARYQVPERFEGGQMPLHMRLPKLKGFKNPAHKQFQVVNLEKLAALYPEGGEVTVADLVAKGAVRNNELVKVLGQGEISVALQVTVDAVSGSAKEKITAAGGSVTELL from the coding sequence ATGGCGGAGAACAACCCGCTGAAGGTCCACAACCTCCGTCCTGCCCCGGGTGCCAAGACCGCCAAGACCCGTGTCGGTCGTGGTGAGGCGTCCAAGGGTAAGACCGCTGGTCGTGGTACCAAGGGCACCAAGGCCCGTTACCAGGTTCCGGAGCGCTTCGAGGGTGGGCAGATGCCCCTCCACATGCGTCTCCCGAAGCTGAAGGGCTTCAAGAACCCCGCCCACAAGCAGTTCCAGGTCGTGAACCTGGAGAAGCTGGCCGCGCTGTACCCCGAGGGTGGCGAGGTCACGGTGGCCGACCTGGTCGCCAAGGGCGCGGTGCGCAACAACGAGCTCGTCAAGGTCCTGGGCCAGGGCGAGATCTCCGTGGCGCTGCAGGTGACGGTCGACGCCGTCTCCGGCTCCGCCAAGGAGAAGATCACTGCCGCCGGCGGCAGCGTCACCGAGCTGCTCTGA